In the genome of Candidatus Zixiibacteriota bacterium, one region contains:
- a CDS encoding D-alanine--D-alanine ligase has translation GYKLPEDQTRFLPNGVKAEPPDVKALQTEGKKVALKTIESFSLSDVELVFLALHGGQGEDGTIQALLELCGIPYTGSGVLASALAMDKAMSKKIFEREGILTPEWFLLESSDSTDLSEVLDNIKNSFNLPAVVKPNDQGSTVGLTVVREEKNLAKAMEEAKIYAEKVLIEKYIPGRELTVGVLGDVPLPVIEIVPEHGIYDYECKYTKGKSRYICPAELSAEKTKEIQELGYRAFKALGCEGYARVDFRYGIDDKFYCLEVNTLPGMTATSLVPKAAKVSGIEFPQLVDKIAKIAIKKFKG, from the coding sequence AGGATATAAGTTACCCGAAGATCAGACCAGGTTTTTGCCGAATGGGGTCAAGGCCGAGCCGCCGGACGTAAAGGCTCTACAGACCGAGGGGAAAAAGGTGGCATTGAAAACGATTGAGTCATTCAGCCTTTCGGACGTCGAGCTGGTATTTTTGGCTTTGCATGGTGGACAGGGCGAGGATGGGACAATCCAGGCTCTTTTGGAATTATGCGGAATACCTTATACCGGCTCAGGAGTATTAGCCAGCGCCTTAGCTATGGATAAGGCTATGTCCAAAAAAATCTTCGAACGGGAAGGGATTTTGACACCGGAATGGTTTCTTTTAGAAAGCTCTGATTCAACTGATCTATCTGAGGTTTTAGATAATATAAAGAACTCGTTTAATCTTCCAGCAGTGGTAAAGCCAAATGACCAGGGTTCGACTGTAGGATTGACTGTAGTCAGGGAAGAGAAAAATCTGGCAAAGGCGATGGAGGAGGCAAAAATATATGCTGAGAAGGTCCTGATTGAAAAATATATACCTGGTAGAGAGCTGACTGTCGGTGTGCTCGGAGATGTTCCTCTGCCTGTGATTGAGATAGTACCTGAACACGGAATTTATGACTACGAGTGCAAATATACCAAAGGGAAAAGCCGATATATATGCCCGGCTGAGCTTTCAGCTGAAAAGACTAAAGAGATTCAGGAATTAGGGTATAGAGCTTTTAAAGCCTTAGGCTGTGAAGGGTATGCCAGGGTGGATTTTCGTTACGGAATTGACGATAAATTCTACTGCTTGGAGGTTAATACTCTACCCGGAATGACGGCTACAAGCTTGGTTCCGAAGGCAGCCAAGGTGTCAGGAATAGAATTCCCGCAACTGGTGGATAAAATAGCTAAGATAGCTATAAAAAAGTTCAAGGGTTAA